The DNA sequence GATTGGACCATATTCTCAGGCAATCAAGATAGGTAATCTCATATTTTTATCAGGGCAAATTCCTATAATACCTGCAACGGGAGAGATAGTACAAGGTGATATCAGACTTCAGACAAGACAGGTATTGGAAAATTTAAAACACATTCTGGAGGCAGGCGGTTCATCCTTAGACAAGGTAATAAAAACAACAGTCTTTATGAAAGATTTGAATGATTATGGAGCAATTAATGACATCTATAAAGAATTCTTTCTGCATAAACCACCTGCAAGGGCAGCAGTACAGGCTGCAAGGCTACCAAAAGATGTAGGTGTGGAGATCGAGGCCATTGCCTTTAGTGTTTAAAAAGAAAATTTGACTTGTACTCAAAAAACTGTTACCATTATTTACCATTTTATACTATAAGCACCCTATCATTAATGTAGGGCTTGTTATTATTTAGGACATTCAATGTAAGATTCTTCAGTTATCTCTCTCCTTATTCAAGATGCTACTCTATTTGTGAAACGAAGAATCTGGTTTTCATTAGGTTATTTATGTTAAATATTACAACAAAAACAAAACATAGGGATATCTTCCCTGAGGTCGTAAATCTTCTTGACAATTCT is a window from the Candidatus Jettenia sp. genome containing:
- a CDS encoding RidA family protein, with protein sequence MEKFVISTNTAPAVIGPYSQAIKIGNLIFLSGQIPIIPATGEIVQGDIRLQTRQVLENLKHILEAGGSSLDKVIKTTVFMKDLNDYGAINDIYKEFFLHKPPARAAVQAARLPKDVGVEIEAIAFSV